Proteins from one Desulforegulaceae bacterium genomic window:
- a CDS encoding DUF169 domain-containing protein — protein sequence MDKLTYTKAFESFIWNFRLDFDPVGVKFIDNESIINTLPITHTVKPKLSYCQYLAASRSAKHRLFLSPEKLECKNAQPVFGFRELEQEIDGKSHEKYLIDEKLSWRAPQEKARLELGKYKGIFMAPLNDYDDLDFGPDITFFMVVPYQAYHILNDYMGAMNKPNLSFLATPNSAVCSGGVYSFLNNTANMTTMCAGSKSSGKTEMNYMNLFIPGDQVLKTAEHLLYRIEKTGGPSLMGKGGQPWPGLDVCLNCPLIKFKEVEK from the coding sequence ATGGACAAATTAACCTATACCAAAGCATTTGAAAGTTTTATTTGGAATTTCAGACTGGATTTTGATCCTGTGGGTGTAAAATTTATTGACAATGAATCAATTATTAATACACTTCCAATTACCCATACAGTAAAACCAAAACTATCTTATTGTCAATATCTTGCAGCTTCAAGGTCTGCCAAACATCGTCTTTTTTTAAGTCCTGAGAAGCTTGAGTGTAAAAATGCCCAGCCGGTTTTTGGTTTTAGAGAGCTTGAACAAGAAATTGATGGCAAAAGTCATGAAAAATATTTAATTGATGAAAAACTTTCATGGAGAGCTCCCCAGGAAAAGGCAAGACTTGAGCTAGGTAAATATAAAGGTATTTTCATGGCTCCTTTAAACGACTATGATGATTTGGATTTTGGCCCTGATATTACTTTTTTTATGGTTGTTCCATATCAGGCCTATCATATTTTAAACGACTATATGGGTGCAATGAACAAACCAAATCTTAGTTTTCTTGCAACTCCCAACTCTGCTGTTTGTTCTGGAGGTGTTTACTCTTTTTTAAACAATACCGCCAATATGACAACTATGTGTGCAGGCTCAAAAAGTTCTGGAAAAACAGAAATGAATTATATGAACCTTTTTATTCCCGGTGATCAGGTTTTAAAAACAGCTGAACACCTTCTTTACAGAATTGAAAAAACCGGAGGACCTTCTCTTATGGGTAAGGGCGGTCAACCTTGGCCTGGACTTGATGTTTGTTTAAACTGTCCTTTGATTAAGTTTAAAGAAGTTGAAAAATAA